The Pan troglodytes isolate AG18354 chromosome 7, NHGRI_mPanTro3-v2.0_pri, whole genome shotgun sequence genome has a window encoding:
- the DEFA5 gene encoding defensin alpha 5 precursor → MRTIAILAAILLVALQAQAESLQERADEATTQKQSGEDNQDLAISFAGNGLSALRTSGSQARATCYCRIGHCTILESLSGVCEISGRLYRLCCR, encoded by the exons ATGAGGACCATCGCCATCCTTGCTGCCATTCTCCTGGTGGCCCTGCAGGCCCAGGCTGAGTCACTCCAGGAAAGAGCTGATGAGGCTACAACCCAGAAGCAGTCTGGGGAAGACAACCAGGACCTTGCTATCTCCTTTGCAGGAAATGGACTCTCTGCTCTTAGAACATCAG GTTCTCAGGCAAGAGCCACCTGCTATTGCCGAATCGGCCATTGTACTATCCTTGAGTCCCTCTCCGGGGTGTGCGAAATCAGTGGCCGCCTCTACAGACTCTGCTGTCGCTGA